In one Bacteroidota bacterium genomic region, the following are encoded:
- a CDS encoding S8 family peptidase, whose protein sequence is MPHRLCVLAVLALLLGTLTPPLHAQAPRVSAAQLQQVVPEFDRLAAIAQERGVVPVLVRLDVAFLPEGRLLDADVRRQRARLAERRDQVLRTLAANGVAVERVTRFETVPVVALSVTDVGLRFLAASPLVRFVEEDEVVRLNLAESTQIVGATAAWSSGYRGAGQAVAVLDTGVDGTHPFLQGKVVAEACYSASAGGTSVCPNGQRSQTGPGAGDHCPRGTSGCDHGTHVAGIAAGRGSSFSGVAPDADVIAVQVFTQFEGFSSCFPSPSPCVGAYTSDIISGLEFVYAQRTERNVAAANMSLGGGTSTVPCDSDPTKPIIDNLRSAGIATVISSGNGGNSNGIGAPGCISTAITVGSTDDGSLGTGTDVVSSFSNSDTFLDLLAPGRWIESSIPDGGYSNYSGTSMSAPHVAGAWALLKGKKPDATVDEVFNALANTGVPIRDSRNGLTKPRIQVDAALDALDGGGPPVDTAAPVIAGSTTGTAFNGTVADNGAADSGVASVSLEPGSVNVALTVDPFSSGDATVGFALALIDPTLDGNGTVAATDVAGNGSDRAISLTGTGSGGGDDTTPPALSGSIRGSQYEGSASDSGSGIAAIELSEATNLDLDVDGFASGAGSVDFTVTLQDRGQQGKGYVVATDVAGNTADLWVCSDGCDPPGTGGGDDTTPPSVTGSIRGNRFDGTASDSGSGIASVVLGSDAVNLVLDVDNFSPGASSVGFDVRLSNRSQPGSGTVIATDVEGNEGTLFIDSENSAQFAPSASSAALPEAVVLAGSYPNPFGTTTTVRYGVPMAMPVQLAVYDVTGREVARLVDGVVEAGYHVATFEASGLPSGVYVVRLSADGRAETRRVVLAH, encoded by the coding sequence ATGCCCCATCGTCTGTGTGTCCTCGCCGTGCTGGCGCTCCTGCTCGGCACGCTGACACCGCCTCTCCATGCGCAAGCTCCGCGTGTCAGCGCTGCGCAACTCCAACAGGTCGTGCCCGAGTTCGACCGCCTCGCCGCCATCGCCCAGGAGCGCGGTGTCGTCCCGGTGCTCGTGCGGCTCGACGTCGCGTTTCTTCCCGAAGGCCGCCTGCTCGATGCCGACGTCCGGCGTCAGCGTGCCCGCCTCGCCGAGCGGCGCGACCAGGTGCTCCGCACCCTCGCCGCCAACGGGGTGGCCGTCGAGCGTGTGACGCGCTTCGAGACGGTTCCGGTAGTCGCACTGAGCGTCACCGACGTGGGCCTCCGCTTCCTCGCTGCGAGTCCGCTCGTCCGCTTTGTCGAGGAAGACGAGGTAGTCCGCCTCAACCTCGCCGAGAGCACCCAAATCGTCGGCGCGACGGCCGCGTGGTCCTCGGGCTACCGCGGGGCCGGCCAGGCCGTTGCCGTGCTCGACACGGGCGTCGATGGCACCCACCCCTTCCTCCAGGGCAAGGTCGTCGCCGAGGCATGCTACTCGGCGAGCGCAGGCGGCACCTCGGTCTGTCCCAACGGCCAGCGGTCGCAGACCGGCCCCGGTGCAGGCGACCACTGTCCCCGCGGTACTTCTGGCTGTGATCACGGCACGCACGTCGCCGGGATCGCGGCGGGGCGCGGCTCCAGCTTCTCCGGCGTCGCGCCGGACGCCGACGTCATTGCGGTGCAGGTCTTCACCCAGTTCGAGGGCTTCTCCTCGTGCTTCCCCAGCCCCTCGCCGTGCGTGGGCGCCTACACCTCGGACATCATCAGCGGCCTCGAGTTCGTCTACGCGCAGCGCACCGAGCGTAACGTGGCCGCGGCCAACATGAGCCTCGGCGGCGGGACCAGCACCGTCCCCTGCGACAGCGACCCGACCAAGCCCATCATCGACAACCTGCGCAGCGCGGGCATCGCCACGGTGATCTCCTCAGGCAACGGCGGCAACAGCAACGGCATCGGCGCGCCCGGCTGCATCTCGACGGCCATCACGGTCGGCTCGACCGACGACGGCTCGCTGGGCACGGGAACCGACGTGGTGTCCAGCTTCTCCAACAGCGACACCTTCCTCGACCTGCTCGCGCCGGGCCGCTGGATCGAATCGTCGATCCCGGACGGCGGCTACTCGAACTACTCGGGCACCTCGATGTCGGCGCCGCACGTGGCGGGTGCCTGGGCCCTGCTGAAGGGCAAGAAGCCCGACGCCACCGTCGACGAGGTCTTCAACGCGCTTGCCAACACGGGCGTGCCGATCCGCGACAGCCGCAACGGGCTCACGAAGCCGCGCATCCAGGTGGACGCCGCCCTCGACGCCCTCGATGGCGGTGGCCCGCCGGTCGACACCGCCGCGCCGGTCATCGCTGGCTCCACGACGGGGACGGCCTTCAACGGCACGGTCGCCGACAACGGCGCGGCCGATTCGGGCGTCGCCTCGGTGTCGCTCGAACCGGGCTCCGTCAACGTCGCGCTGACCGTCGATCCGTTCTCCTCGGGCGACGCCACCGTCGGCTTCGCACTCGCGCTCATCGACCCAACGCTCGACGGCAACGGCACCGTCGCCGCGACCGACGTGGCGGGCAACGGCTCGGATCGGGCTATCAGCCTGACGGGGACCGGCAGCGGTGGGGGCGACGACACGACCCCGCCTGCGCTCTCCGGCTCGATCCGTGGCTCGCAGTACGAGGGCTCGGCCTCCGACTCCGGGTCGGGCATCGCCGCCATCGAGCTCTCCGAGGCGACCAACCTCGACCTCGACGTGGACGGCTTCGCCTCGGGCGCAGGCAGCGTGGACTTCACGGTCACGCTTCAGGATCGCGGCCAGCAAGGCAAGGGCTATGTCGTCGCGACCGACGTGGCGGGCAACACCGCCGACCTCTGGGTCTGCTCCGACGGCTGCGACCCGCCCGGTACCGGCGGCGGCGACGACACCACGCCCCCGAGCGTCACCGGCTCCATCCGCGGCAACCGCTTCGACGGCACCGCCTCCGACTCCGGCTCCGGCATCGCCTCGGTCGTGCTCGGCAGCGACGCCGTCAACCTCGTCCTCGACGTGGACAACTTCTCCCCAGGCGCTTCAAGCGTCGGCTTCGATGTGCGGCTCTCGAACCGCAGCCAGCCGGGCTCGGGCACGGTCATCGCGACCGACGTGGAGGGCAACGAGGGCACACTCTTCATCGACTCGGAGAACAGCGCGCAGTTCGCCCCGTCGGCGAGCAGCGCGGCGCTCCCGGAGGCGGTGGTGCTGGCGGGCAGCTACCCGAACCCGTTCGGGACCACGACGACGGTGCGCTACGGGGTGCCGATGGCGATGCCGGTGCAGCTTGCCGTCTACGACGTGACGGGCCGCGAAGTGGCGCGGTTGGTGGACGGCGTCGTGGAGGCGGGGTACCACGTGGCGACGTTCGAGGCGAGCGGTCTGCCGAGCGGGGTGTACGTGGTGCGTTTGAGCGCCGACGGGCGTGCGGAGACACGCCGGGTGGTGCTCGCGCACTAG
- a CDS encoding FtsX-like permease family protein → MLSHYLKTSLRAFRRTKTHTLVNLLGLTLGLLCATLIFQKLRYEASFDQHHPNAEQTFRVVHESTEFGNTSHQRGIAYPFAATFREEMPEADLVVLIDRNFGRPVIAVEQEDGEVARFRERGTVAIVEPGFFELFDYDWLAGDRATALDGPYTIVLSETLTAKYFGDDAVPTDVIGRVVTFDNDFELTVTGVVTDPIETNSLPMHALVSANLGEEHTRINDNWGSVSSGVQTYVRLPEGVDPETVNAKLVDFVGRHYDEDDSGELTYFLQPLTAMHFDDRFGSENGGITTPGEMYTLGLIGLLLLLTACINFVNLNTTLVFRRAKEVGVRKALGGTPREIRGYFMTETALLTAIALVVALLLANPVRLLISDFFGESFAVNPFTDPLLLAFVLGAGLLLTLASGLYPAWLMSRLRASEVVKGQVSAPGGFLSVRRGLVVVQFAISQVLIIGTLAAVYQTQYLRSAPLGYDTSAVVEFEIPDNTVDLATLATRLEAHSAIDEVTFSNSGATSGSTWAGNFHYEKDTTRIENNAQIKLVEEDYLRTYRMPLVAGRDFVRGDSSSFIINEALAELMGYENPADALDTPIDMWNWEGVVTGVVRDFNTNSLHQEIDPTVLVVAPDYAYVGAARIQMNQRTEALDVLEAAWTDTFPAFVYDYGFLDDNIANFYQGEESFQRIINAFALVAILIGCIGLFGLVSYTTARRAKEVGVRKVLGASTGHIVARFAREFVVLVLLGFAVASPLAFVMLRAWLEDFAYRIDLGPGLFALGLAASLTLALVTVGVRTYRAASADPARVLRAQ, encoded by the coding sequence ATGCTCTCGCACTACCTCAAGACCAGCCTCCGCGCCTTCCGCCGCACCAAGACGCACACGCTGGTCAACCTGCTCGGCCTCACGCTCGGGCTGCTCTGCGCGACGCTCATCTTCCAGAAGCTTCGCTACGAGGCCAGCTTCGACCAGCACCACCCGAACGCCGAGCAGACCTTCCGCGTCGTCCACGAGAGCACCGAGTTCGGCAACACGAGTCATCAGCGCGGCATCGCCTATCCGTTCGCCGCGACGTTCCGCGAGGAGATGCCCGAGGCCGACCTCGTGGTCCTCATCGACCGCAACTTCGGGCGGCCCGTGATTGCCGTCGAGCAGGAGGACGGGGAGGTGGCCCGCTTTCGAGAGCGGGGGACCGTAGCCATCGTGGAGCCGGGCTTCTTCGAGCTCTTCGACTACGACTGGCTCGCGGGCGACCGGGCGACCGCCCTCGACGGGCCGTACACGATCGTGCTCTCGGAGACACTCACGGCGAAGTATTTCGGCGACGACGCCGTGCCGACCGATGTGATCGGGCGGGTCGTCACCTTCGACAACGACTTCGAACTGACGGTGACGGGTGTCGTGACCGACCCCATCGAGACGAACTCGCTGCCCATGCACGCGCTCGTCTCGGCCAACCTCGGCGAGGAGCACACGCGCATCAACGACAACTGGGGCAGCGTCTCGTCGGGCGTCCAGACGTACGTGCGGCTCCCTGAGGGCGTCGATCCCGAGACCGTGAACGCCAAGCTCGTCGACTTCGTTGGGCGGCACTACGACGAGGACGACTCCGGTGAGTTGACCTACTTCCTGCAGCCGCTCACGGCGATGCACTTCGACGACCGCTTCGGCAGCGAGAATGGCGGCATCACCACGCCCGGGGAGATGTACACGCTCGGGCTGATCGGCCTCTTGCTGCTGCTCACGGCATGCATCAACTTCGTTAACCTCAACACGACACTCGTTTTCCGGCGGGCGAAGGAAGTGGGCGTCCGCAAGGCGCTCGGCGGCACGCCGCGCGAGATCCGGGGCTACTTCATGACCGAGACCGCGCTCTTGACGGCCATCGCGCTGGTCGTGGCGCTGCTGCTCGCCAACCCCGTCCGCCTCCTCATCAGCGACTTTTTCGGCGAGAGCTTCGCCGTCAACCCGTTCACCGACCCGCTCCTCTTGGCGTTCGTGCTGGGTGCCGGGCTACTCCTCACGCTCGCCTCGGGCCTGTATCCGGCGTGGCTGATGAGCCGCCTGCGCGCGAGCGAGGTGGTCAAGGGGCAGGTCAGCGCGCCGGGGGGCTTCCTCTCGGTGCGGCGCGGCCTCGTGGTGGTGCAGTTCGCCATCTCGCAGGTGCTCATCATCGGCACGCTCGCGGCGGTCTACCAGACGCAGTACCTCCGCTCCGCCCCGCTGGGCTACGACACGAGCGCGGTCGTCGAGTTCGAGATCCCTGACAACACAGTCGACCTCGCCACGCTGGCTACGCGCCTCGAAGCGCACAGCGCCATCGACGAGGTCACGTTCTCGAACTCCGGCGCGACCTCCGGCAGCACCTGGGCGGGCAACTTCCACTACGAGAAGGACACCACGCGCATCGAGAACAACGCGCAGATCAAGCTTGTCGAGGAGGACTACCTCCGGACCTACCGTATGCCCCTCGTGGCGGGCCGCGACTTCGTCCGGGGCGACAGCAGCAGCTTCATCATCAACGAGGCGCTGGCCGAGCTGATGGGCTACGAGAACCCCGCCGACGCGCTCGACACGCCGATCGACATGTGGAACTGGGAGGGCGTGGTGACGGGCGTCGTCCGTGACTTCAACACCAACTCGCTCCACCAGGAGATCGACCCGACGGTCCTCGTGGTGGCTCCGGACTACGCCTACGTGGGCGCGGCGCGCATCCAGATGAACCAACGCACCGAGGCCCTGGACGTGCTCGAAGCCGCCTGGACTGACACGTTCCCGGCGTTCGTCTACGACTACGGGTTCCTCGACGACAACATCGCCAACTTCTACCAGGGCGAGGAGTCCTTCCAGCGCATCATCAACGCGTTCGCGCTCGTCGCCATCCTGATTGGCTGCATCGGGCTCTTCGGGCTCGTGAGCTACACGACGGCGCGGCGCGCCAAGGAGGTCGGCGTGCGCAAGGTGCTCGGCGCGAGCACGGGGCACATCGTGGCCCGGTTCGCCCGCGAGTTCGTGGTGCTGGTGCTCCTCGGCTTCGCGGTGGCGTCGCCCCTCGCGTTCGTCATGCTGCGCGCCTGGCTCGAAGACTTTGCCTACCGCATCGACCTCGGCCCTGGGCTGTTCGCGCTCGGGCTGGCCGCCTCGCTGACGCTGGCGCTGGTGACGGTGGGCGTGCGCACCTACCGCGCCGCCTCCGCTGACCCGGCGCGCGTGCTCCGCGCCCAGTAG
- the gluQRS gene encoding tRNA glutamyl-Q(34) synthetase GluQRS, with the protein MSAVPNPEVRGRFAPSPTGLLHVGSARTALVAWLSARSQGGAFVWRLEDLDGPRVVPGIAAEQMRDLAWLGLDWDEGPALATADGMGFAAKGDAGPYAQSDRFDRYEAALDRLAAAGSLFPCDRSRKDLLQLASAPHAGVGMPAYPKVLRPADLAPDWYARYRSDPPTPRDVASALRFRVDDAPVPFHDRVQGPLTQDVAAETGDFVLKRRDGIYAYQLAVVVDDIAMGVTEVVRGADLLDSTGRQIQLVRALGGTVPTYAHAPIVVNADGGKLSKRDEALTLASLRGAGVDSERLVGALAQSLGLAETDAPLTPRALVDGFAWTRIRRDDWRLPEAFSARLGA; encoded by the coding sequence ATGAGCGCGGTCCCCAACCCCGAAGTCCGAGGTCGCTTTGCCCCCTCGCCGACCGGCTTGCTGCACGTCGGCAGCGCGCGGACGGCGCTCGTGGCGTGGCTCTCGGCGCGGAGCCAGGGGGGGGCGTTCGTGTGGCGCCTCGAAGACCTCGACGGGCCGCGGGTGGTGCCGGGTATCGCGGCCGAACAGATGCGCGACCTCGCCTGGCTGGGCCTCGACTGGGACGAGGGTCCCGCGCTTGCCACGGCCGATGGCATGGGCTTCGCAGCCAAGGGCGATGCCGGCCCCTACGCGCAGTCTGATCGCTTTGACCGCTACGAGGCCGCCCTCGACCGCCTCGCTGCCGCGGGAAGCCTCTTCCCGTGCGACCGCTCGCGCAAGGACCTCCTCCAACTCGCCTCCGCGCCGCACGCCGGAGTGGGGATGCCCGCCTACCCGAAGGTGCTGCGCCCGGCTGACCTCGCGCCGGACTGGTACGCTCGCTACCGCTCCGACCCGCCGACCCCGCGCGACGTGGCCTCGGCGCTCCGCTTCCGCGTGGACGACGCGCCCGTCCCGTTTCACGACCGCGTCCAGGGACCGCTCACGCAGGACGTAGCGGCCGAGACGGGCGACTTCGTGCTCAAGCGCCGGGACGGCATCTACGCCTACCAACTGGCCGTCGTGGTGGACGATATCGCGATGGGCGTCACGGAGGTCGTGCGCGGCGCCGATCTGCTCGACTCGACGGGGCGGCAGATCCAACTCGTCCGGGCACTCGGCGGCACGGTACCGACCTACGCCCACGCCCCCATCGTGGTGAACGCAGACGGCGGGAAGCTCTCCAAGCGCGACGAGGCGCTCACGCTGGCGAGCCTCCGCGGCGCGGGTGTCGACTCAGAGCGCCTCGTCGGGGCGCTGGCGCAGTCGCTGGGGCTGGCGGAGACGGACGCGCCGCTCACGCCGAGGGCATTGGTGGATGGCTTCGCATGGACACGAATACGTCGGGACGACTGGCGGCTCCCCGAGGCGTTCTCGGCCCGACTGGGTGCCTGA
- a CDS encoding M36 family metallopeptidase → MRLLACLAALCLALPFSAPASAQSPASADAVDAAVDVALRHVAQQAASLGVTDGDVADLVVTDAVPSRRSGLTYVYVRQAVGGIEVLGTELTVAVDRSGAVVSRAGTLTRDLAAKTPAVRLRLDAPESVRRAASHLGVDSPRLRKLAQAMGAGRATTFAQTDAVLTRILSRLVFVQPEFVRSGGDAAYQLAWRVELAPRSAGRLYHIYVDAATGAEVRRDDLTVDEHAGLPSTGRAPSLAPLASAPAPSLLSATAPSVTSAPAPMGVNDGSSYNVYALPLESPNHGNRSIATNPADAIASPFGWHDTNGATGPEFTITRGNNVHAYLDRDGSANVPDPGSEPDGGASLDFDYPISLTQDPVNYQDAAVTNLFYWNNVTHDLLYRYGFDEVSGNFQANSYGNGGQGGDAVRAEAQDGGGINNANMFTPSDGSEPRMQMFLWQDTNPRRDGDLDAGIVIHEYVHGLSNRLTGGPNNVGCLNGNERMGEGWSDYYAAMFTMRPGDTRTTNRGIGTYSIGEPITGDGIRPAPYNTSFAVNDFTYGDTRDACFLFCSLSVPHGVGFVWATMLWDMTWDLIDQFGFSEDFYDADGTAGNQIALNLVTEGMKLQRCNPGFVDGRDAILAADDALYGGVHKDLIWAAFARRGLGFSAVQGTSSSVTDNREAFDLPPGGGNVDPVAGFAADCDGLTCDFTDTSSDADGSITGRSWDFGDGATASATNPRHTYAADGTYTVTLTVTDNGGATDEASQAVAVSDGGGVEDTTPPALSGSIRGSKYEGTASDSGSGIASVTLRDATNLDLDVDGFATGTSSVNFDITLVNSRDQGKGYVVATDVAGNTADLWVCSDGCDPPGTGGGDDTTPPSVTGSIRGNRFDGTASDSGSGIASVVLGSDAVNLVLDVDNFSPGASSVGFDVRLSNRSQPGSGTVIATDVEGNEGTLFIDSENSAQFAPSASSAALPEAVVLAGSYPNPFGTTTTVRYGVPMAMPVQLAVYDVTGREVARLVDGVVEAGYHVATFEASGLPSGVYVVRLSADGRAETRRVVVAR, encoded by the coding sequence ATGCGCCTTCTTGCATGCTTGGCCGCGCTGTGTCTAGCGCTGCCGTTCTCCGCCCCCGCTTCGGCCCAGTCGCCCGCCTCCGCTGACGCGGTCGACGCAGCCGTAGACGTTGCCCTGCGGCACGTGGCCCAGCAGGCGGCTTCGCTCGGGGTCACCGATGGTGACGTGGCCGACCTCGTAGTTACGGACGCCGTCCCGAGCCGCCGCAGCGGCCTCACCTACGTCTACGTCCGGCAGGCCGTGGGCGGGATCGAAGTGCTGGGCACCGAGTTGACGGTGGCCGTCGACCGCAGCGGCGCGGTCGTGAGCCGTGCCGGGACGCTCACGCGCGACCTCGCTGCGAAGACGCCCGCCGTACGCCTCCGCCTCGACGCGCCCGAATCGGTGCGCCGGGCCGCGAGCCACCTCGGCGTGGACAGCCCGCGCCTCCGGAAGCTCGCCCAGGCGATGGGCGCCGGCCGCGCGACGACGTTCGCCCAGACCGACGCCGTGCTGACGCGCATCCTCAGCCGCCTCGTCTTCGTGCAGCCCGAGTTCGTACGGTCCGGCGGCGACGCGGCCTACCAGCTTGCCTGGCGCGTTGAGCTCGCGCCCCGCTCGGCGGGTCGCCTCTACCACATCTACGTCGACGCCGCGACGGGCGCCGAAGTCCGCCGCGACGACCTCACTGTGGACGAGCACGCCGGGCTCCCCTCGACGGGCCGTGCGCCCTCGCTTGCGCCGCTGGCCTCGGCCCCCGCGCCGAGCCTGCTGAGCGCGACCGCGCCCTCCGTGACAAGTGCGCCCGCGCCGATGGGCGTCAACGACGGCAGCAGCTACAACGTCTACGCGCTGCCGCTCGAAAGCCCTAACCACGGCAACCGCTCCATCGCCACGAACCCCGCTGACGCCATCGCCTCGCCCTTCGGCTGGCACGACACCAATGGAGCGACCGGCCCCGAGTTCACGATCACGCGTGGCAACAACGTCCACGCCTACCTCGACCGCGACGGCAGCGCCAACGTGCCGGACCCCGGCAGCGAACCGGACGGCGGCGCCAGCCTCGACTTCGACTATCCGATCAGCCTCACCCAGGACCCGGTCAACTACCAGGACGCGGCGGTCACCAACCTCTTCTACTGGAACAACGTTACCCACGACCTCCTCTACCGCTACGGCTTCGACGAGGTGAGTGGCAACTTCCAGGCCAACAGCTATGGCAACGGCGGCCAGGGCGGTGACGCCGTGCGCGCCGAGGCGCAGGACGGCGGCGGCATCAACAACGCCAACATGTTCACGCCGTCCGACGGCAGCGAGCCGCGCATGCAGATGTTCCTTTGGCAGGACACCAACCCCCGCCGCGACGGCGACCTCGACGCGGGCATCGTCATCCACGAGTACGTCCACGGCCTCTCCAACCGCCTCACCGGCGGCCCGAACAACGTCGGCTGCCTCAACGGCAACGAGCGCATGGGCGAGGGCTGGAGCGACTACTACGCCGCCATGTTCACGATGCGCCCCGGTGACACGCGCACGACCAACCGCGGCATCGGCACCTACTCCATCGGCGAGCCGATCACGGGCGACGGCATCCGCCCCGCGCCCTACAACACCAGCTTCGCCGTCAACGACTTCACCTACGGCGACACGCGCGACGCGTGCTTCCTCTTCTGCTCGCTCTCCGTCCCGCACGGCGTCGGCTTCGTCTGGGCGACGATGCTCTGGGACATGACCTGGGACCTCATCGACCAGTTCGGCTTCAGCGAGGACTTCTACGATGCCGACGGTACCGCCGGCAACCAGATCGCGCTCAACCTCGTCACCGAGGGCATGAAGCTCCAGCGATGCAACCCCGGCTTCGTGGACGGCCGCGACGCCATCCTCGCGGCAGACGACGCGCTCTACGGCGGCGTGCACAAGGACCTCATCTGGGCAGCCTTTGCGCGGCGCGGCCTCGGCTTCTCGGCCGTCCAGGGCACCTCGTCGAGCGTGACCGACAACCGCGAGGCGTTCGACCTCCCACCGGGCGGCGGCAACGTTGATCCAGTGGCGGGCTTCGCCGCCGACTGCGATGGGCTGACCTGCGACTTCACTGACACCAGCTCCGACGCCGATGGCAGTATCACGGGCCGCTCGTGGGACTTCGGCGACGGCGCGACCGCGTCGGCGACCAACCCGCGCCACACCTACGCGGCGGACGGCACCTACACCGTCACGCTGACCGTCACGGACAACGGCGGCGCGACCGACGAGGCCTCGCAGGCCGTAGCCGTCTCCGACGGCGGTGGCGTAGAAGACACCACGCCGCCCGCGCTCTCCGGCTCGATCCGAGGCAGCAAGTACGAGGGCACCGCCTCGGACAGCGGCTCGGGCATCGCCTCCGTCACGCTGCGCGACGCCACCAACCTCGACCTCGACGTGGACGGCTTCGCAACAGGCACGAGTAGCGTGAACTTCGACATCACGCTCGTCAACAGCCGCGACCAGGGCAAGGGCTATGTCGTCGCGACCGACGTGGCGGGCAACACCGCCGACCTCTGGGTCTGCTCCGACGGCTGCGACCCGCCCGGTACCGGCGGCGGCGACGACACCACGCCCCCGAGCGTCACCGGCTCCATCCGCGGCAACCGCTTCGACGGCACCGCCTCCGACTCCGGCTCCGGCATCGCCTCGGTCGTGCTCGGCAGCGACGCCGTCAACCTCGTCCTCGACGTGGACAACTTCTCCCCAGGCGCTTCAAGCGTCGGCTTCGATGTGCGGCTCTCGAACCGCAGCCAGCCGGGCTCGGGCACGGTCATCGCGACCGACGTGGAGGGCAACGAGGGCACACTCTTCATCGACTCGGAGAACAGCGCGCAGTTCGCCCCGTCGGCGAGCAGCGCGGCGCTCCCGGAGGCGGTGGTGCTGGCGGGCAGCTACCCGAACCCGTTCGGGACCACGACGACGGTGCGCTACGGGGTGCCGATGGCGATGCCGGTGCAGCTTGCCGTCTACGACGTGACGGGCCGCGAAGTGGCGCGGTTGGTGGACGGCGTCGTGGAGGCGGGGTACCACGTGGCGACGTTCGAGGCGAGCGGTCTGCCGAGCGGGGTGTACGTGGTGCGTTTGAGCGCCGACGGGCGTGCGGAGACACGCCGGGTGGTGGTGGCTCGGTAG
- a CDS encoding T9SS type A sorting domain-containing protein has protein sequence MLFRRLLCCAVPLLFCMLVAAPVLAQPWSSPLAAPDADGRLTYAPDPDGFLLPDFSHAGYRGGLVPLPDVPTVVTVAPGPGDDTARIQAAMDEAGARPLNGEGFRGAVELAAGTYDIAGQLWLQHSGVVLRGAGSGDDPAAASILRVTGNEPAQRIFLRVGARRNTLWGGEVSGSRTAVTSERIPAGARSFTVADASALSVGDNLILVHPSTQTWLDAIDGGGVDLDPAWTPGDDDIVFNRVVTALDGNRVTVDVPVFYTLDRRRSESYVYVHNRNNLVTQVGVEHLRIDIQPGDAIEDHAWIGVNLVTVEDAWVRDVAVKGYGGSAIRTRTTTRATITDSQALDPLAQIAGERMYGFNLDVASQHVLVRDNYASNGRHHYATVGGALTSGNVFLDNRSEGALFASEPHRRWSMGILYDNHRELSAPIIDSRLLWIGNRGDFGEAHGWSAAHSVAWNVDLGAGWLLCQQPPTAQNYSIGTRAAFVIHDGPSVPYAGAACYEEGTNRAGTLEPRSLYLAQLDDRRRAVSTEAAPETANLAVEVFPNPVAQVATVRLTVPTVAETRVSVYDVLGRRVATLHDGSLAVGTHALSWTPNRASAGVYVLVAEVDGQRTTQRLSVVR, from the coding sequence ATGCTCTTCCGACGTCTGCTCTGCTGTGCTGTGCCGCTCCTCTTCTGCATGCTAGTCGCGGCGCCCGTGCTCGCGCAGCCCTGGTCGTCCCCACTCGCCGCGCCCGACGCCGACGGGCGTCTGACCTACGCGCCGGACCCCGACGGCTTCCTCCTGCCCGACTTCAGCCACGCAGGCTACCGCGGCGGCCTCGTCCCGCTGCCCGACGTGCCGACCGTCGTGACCGTAGCACCAGGGCCGGGCGACGACACCGCGCGCATCCAGGCAGCGATGGACGAGGCCGGGGCGCGGCCTCTGAATGGAGAGGGCTTCCGGGGCGCGGTGGAACTGGCGGCCGGCACCTACGACATCGCCGGGCAGCTCTGGCTCCAGCATAGCGGTGTGGTGCTTCGCGGCGCAGGCAGCGGCGACGACCCCGCGGCGGCCTCCATCCTGCGCGTCACCGGCAACGAGCCCGCGCAGCGCATCTTCCTCCGTGTGGGCGCGCGGCGCAACACGCTCTGGGGCGGCGAGGTAAGCGGCTCCCGCACGGCCGTCACGTCCGAGCGCATCCCCGCCGGGGCGCGCAGCTTCACCGTCGCCGACGCCTCGGCGCTCTCGGTGGGCGATAACCTGATCCTCGTCCACCCGAGCACGCAGACCTGGCTCGACGCCATCGACGGCGGCGGGGTGGACCTCGATCCAGCCTGGACGCCCGGCGACGACGACATCGTCTTCAACCGCGTCGTCACGGCCCTCGACGGCAACCGCGTGACGGTGGACGTGCCGGTGTTCTACACGCTCGACCGCCGCCGCAGCGAGTCGTACGTCTACGTGCACAACCGCAACAACCTCGTGACGCAGGTCGGCGTCGAGCACCTCCGCATCGACATCCAGCCGGGCGACGCCATCGAGGACCACGCGTGGATCGGGGTCAACCTCGTGACAGTCGAGGACGCCTGGGTGCGCGACGTAGCGGTGAAGGGCTACGGCGGCTCAGCGATCCGGACGCGGACGACCACGCGCGCGACGATCACTGACAGCCAGGCGCTCGACCCGCTCGCGCAGATCGCGGGCGAGCGGATGTATGGCTTCAACCTCGACGTAGCCTCGCAGCACGTCCTCGTGCGCGACAACTACGCCAGCAACGGGCGGCACCACTACGCCACCGTCGGCGGCGCGCTCACCTCCGGCAACGTCTTCCTCGACAACCGCTCCGAGGGCGCGCTCTTCGCCAGCGAGCCGCACCGCCGCTGGAGCATGGGCATCCTCTACGACAACCACCGCGAGCTTTCCGCGCCGATCATCGACAGCCGCCTCCTCTGGATCGGCAACCGCGGCGATTTCGGCGAGGCGCATGGCTGGTCGGCGGCGCACTCGGTCGCGTGGAACGTGGACCTCGGCGCGGGCTGGCTGCTCTGCCAGCAGCCGCCGACGGCGCAGAACTACAGCATCGGCACGCGCGCCGCGTTCGTGATCCACGACGGCCCGTCGGTGCCCTATGCCGGAGCCGCGTGCTATGAGGAGGGCACCAACCGCGCCGGAACGCTGGAGCCCCGCTCGCTCTACCTCGCCCAACTCGACGACCGCCGCCGCGCCGTTAGTACCGAGGCCGCGCCGGAAACGGCGAACCTTGCCGTCGAGGTGTTTCCGAATCCGGTTGCCCAGGTCGCCACGGTGCGTCTCACGGTGCCTACCGTAGCGGAGACACGGGTGAGCGTCTACGACGTGCTCGGCCGTCGCGTGGCGACGTTGCACGACGGTTCGCTTGCTGTGGGGACGCATGCGTTGTCGTGGACGCCGAACCGCGCCAGCGCGGGCGTCTACGTGCTCGTCGCCGAGGTGGACGGCCAGCGCACGACGCAGCGGCTTTCGGTGGTGCGATGA